A single Lactuca sativa cultivar Salinas chromosome 8, Lsat_Salinas_v11, whole genome shotgun sequence DNA region contains:
- the LOC111893714 gene encoding uncharacterized protein LOC111893714, translating into MKTVSGKIVSLKPVNLSKAANILSKFVTSENGASQPVSAYLRRASVAFNELVYFKKHHTLKKKTKDETSSISDISHRDVEEDEGKLRKKEKKKKRKNAEVDGREIGDLETPERKKRRKT; encoded by the coding sequence ATGAAGACGGTTTCTGGGAAAATTGTATCTTTGAAGCCTGTTAATCTCTCCAAAGCTGCGAATATCTTGTCAAAATTTGTAACCTCCGAGAATGGAGCTTCACAACCGGTGTCTGCTTACCTCCGTCGTGCTTCTGTGGCATTTAACGAGCTTGTATACTTTAAAAAGCACCACACGCTGAAGAAAAAAACAAAGGATGAAACTTCATCCATATCTGATATAAGCCATAGGGATGTAGAAGAAGATGAGGGTAAattgagaaagaaagaaaagaaaaagaagaggaaGAATGCAGAAGTTGATGGAAGAGAAATTGGTGATTTGGAAACACCCGAAAGGAAGAAGAGAAGGAAAACTTGA
- the LOC111893685 gene encoding uncharacterized protein LOC111893685 isoform X2, with protein sequence MMLRSSSTPLLGSLLPPSESPNNHHDTGLHPHKSSPIHKFSFPSPGSQHFTPLSCSSSPISPLPSFSNGGMRRAQSEGNLESLISSSSSNGNDEEFSFFKQPKKVSRLHSSLLETIPSFSYHNSRFKSDEDESSGQEEQEEEDDGFHGFNIENKVLSLNKQMDLAIKDDYMRETGSQMYLAKGLGVDTHTGSGAAGGGRNLSRGGGGGGGGGGGGDNHDVEEHYRKMVNENPGNPLFLGNYAQYLYQYAKLLWELHHDKDRATCYFERAVQAASQDSYVHAAYASFLWEIDGEEDQEEEEEDEEGYYSKNKSPIFNNGTMASATA encoded by the exons ATGATGCTGAGAAGCTCCTCAACACCACTTCTTGGATCCCTCCTGCCACCGTCTGAGAGCCCCAACAACCACCATGACACCGGCCTCCATCCACACAAATCCTCACCAATCCACAAATTCTCATTTCCATCGCCTGGATCTCAACATTTCACCCCACTTTCATGCAGCTCCTCTCCTATCTCACCTTTACCTTCCTTCAGTAATGGCGGGATGCGGAGAGCACAATCAGAAGGGAACTTGGAAAGCTTGATAAGTTCTAGTTCCAGCAATGGCAATGATGAAGAATTCAGTTTCTTCAAACAACCCAAAAAAGTAAGTAGGCTTCACAGTTCTTTACTGGAGACAATCCCATCTTTCTCTTATCACAACTCAAGATTCAAGTCCGATGAAGATGAATCCAGTGGCCAAGAAGAACAAGAGGAGGAAGACGACGGCTTCCATGGTTTTAATATAGAAAACAAGGTTTTGAGCTTGAATAAACAAATGGATTTGGCGATAAAAGACGACTATATGCGGGAAACTGGTTCACAAATGTATCTTGCAAAAGGGTTAGGAGTTGATACTCATACTGGAAGTGGCGCTGCAGGTGGTGGTCGGAATCTTTCTCGAGGGGGCGgcgggggtggtggtggtggtggtggtggtgacaaCCATGATGTGGAGGAGCATTATAGGAAGATGGTGAATGAGAATCCGGGGAATCCTCTGTTTCTAGGGAATTATGCTCAATATCTATATCag TATGCGAAGCTACTATGGGAGCTTCATCACGATAAAGACAGAGCAACATGCTACTTTGAAAGAGCAGTCCAGGCAGCTTCTCAAGATAG CTATGTTCATGCAGCTTATGCAAGTTTCTTATGGGAAATCGATGGTGAAGAAGACcaagaagaggaagaggaagatgaagaagGGTATTATAGTAAAAATAAGTCACCAATCTTCAACAATGGAACAATGGCTTCTGCAACGGCTTAA
- the LOC111893685 gene encoding uncharacterized protein LOC111893685 isoform X1, translating into MMLRSSSTPLLGSLLPPSESPNNHHDTGLHPHKSSPIHKFSFPSPGSQHFTPLSCSSSPISPLPSFSNGGMRRAQSEGNLESLISSSSSNGNDEEFSFFKQPKKVSRLHSSLLETIPSFSYHNSRFKSDEDESSGQEEQEEEDDGFHGFNIENKVLSLNKQMDLAIKDDYMRETGSQMYLAKGLGVDTHTGSGAAGGGRNLSRGGGGGGGGGGGGDNHDVEEHYRKMVNENPGNPLFLGNYAQYLYQSKKDLEGAEEYYCRAILVDPNDGEILSQYAKLLWELHHDKDRATCYFERAVQAASQDSYVHAAYASFLWEIDGEEDQEEEEEDEEGYYSKNKSPIFNNGTMASATA; encoded by the exons ATGATGCTGAGAAGCTCCTCAACACCACTTCTTGGATCCCTCCTGCCACCGTCTGAGAGCCCCAACAACCACCATGACACCGGCCTCCATCCACACAAATCCTCACCAATCCACAAATTCTCATTTCCATCGCCTGGATCTCAACATTTCACCCCACTTTCATGCAGCTCCTCTCCTATCTCACCTTTACCTTCCTTCAGTAATGGCGGGATGCGGAGAGCACAATCAGAAGGGAACTTGGAAAGCTTGATAAGTTCTAGTTCCAGCAATGGCAATGATGAAGAATTCAGTTTCTTCAAACAACCCAAAAAAGTAAGTAGGCTTCACAGTTCTTTACTGGAGACAATCCCATCTTTCTCTTATCACAACTCAAGATTCAAGTCCGATGAAGATGAATCCAGTGGCCAAGAAGAACAAGAGGAGGAAGACGACGGCTTCCATGGTTTTAATATAGAAAACAAGGTTTTGAGCTTGAATAAACAAATGGATTTGGCGATAAAAGACGACTATATGCGGGAAACTGGTTCACAAATGTATCTTGCAAAAGGGTTAGGAGTTGATACTCATACTGGAAGTGGCGCTGCAGGTGGTGGTCGGAATCTTTCTCGAGGGGGCGgcgggggtggtggtggtggtggtggtggtgacaaCCATGATGTGGAGGAGCATTATAGGAAGATGGTGAATGAGAATCCGGGGAATCCTCTGTTTCTAGGGAATTATGCTCAATATCTATATCag TCAAAGAAAGATCTTGAAGGAGCAGAGGAATATTACTGTAGGGCTATCCTAGTGGATCCTAACGATGGTGAAATTCTTTCACAGTATGCGAAGCTACTATGGGAGCTTCATCACGATAAAGACAGAGCAACATGCTACTTTGAAAGAGCAGTCCAGGCAGCTTCTCAAGATAG CTATGTTCATGCAGCTTATGCAAGTTTCTTATGGGAAATCGATGGTGAAGAAGACcaagaagaggaagaggaagatgaagaagGGTATTATAGTAAAAATAAGTCACCAATCTTCAACAATGGAACAATGGCTTCTGCAACGGCTTAA
- the LOC111893684 gene encoding pre-mRNA-processing factor 39-1 isoform X1 has translation MGDDDKVVSQTSTVDDYSSASYSASDYGDRTGNAAEATVSGDVAAFVATDNTYVDNTTSDITGKSEATDVGQQVPSTASQDVSENGVGSYSVHTSASTQQLVDGSALSPEEDRLWNMVKANSLDFNAWTALIEETEKTSEANVLKIRKVYDAFLAEFPLCYGYWKKYADHEARLGSIDKVVEVYERAVQGVTYSVDMWLHYCVFAINTYEDHDTIRRLFERGLAYVGTDYLSFSLWDKYIEYEYQLQKWSNLAMIYTRILEIPNQQLDRYFNSFRELAASRPLSELRTTEEVEAAARAKGEFKNQESEGEIHPNDGLTEAKELENYISLREELYKKTKDFDSKIIDFETAIRRPYYHFRPLNVTELENWHNYLDFIEGCDDLNKVIKLYERCLIACANYHEYWIRYVLCMEARKDMDVAENALARATHVFVKKQPEIHLFAARFREHNGNIEGARASYQLVHSEISPGLLEAIIKHANMEYRLGNLEDACSLYEQTIAIEKGKEHSQILPFLFAQYSRFLYLVLGRVEKAKEVLDEAVENTGHLSKPLLEALIHVESIQSLPKRIDHIDSLVEKFISPESDNPNPATYIEREELSSIFLEFVDLFGDAGSMKKAEVRHSKLFLPHKSSSQSKKRHLEGNLVSDRAKIAKTSAVSSVNQWSAAGYGVQPQSWPPTQPQGQQWPAAGYTQQQQAGYGTTYNASYGSSYVQQPQAAYTSYPVQQVAPQEVYPQPSVAAAAPVPPAAYYGTY, from the exons TTGCTACTGACAACACATATGTAGATAACACCACCTCTGACATTACTGGAAAGTCAGAAGCTACAGATGTTGGTCAACAGGTTCCATCTACTGCCTCACAAGATGTTAGTGAGAATGGAGTTGGTTCATACAGTGTTCATACTTCTGCATCTACACAGCAATTGGTGGATGGTTCTG CATTATCTCCTGAAGAAGACCGATTGTGGAACATGGTAAAAGCTAATTCACTGGATTTTAATGCTTGGACTGCACTAATAGAGGAGACAGAGAAAACATCAGAG GCCAATGTGTTGAAGATCAGGAAAGTTTATGATGCATTTTTGGCTGAATTTCCTCTGTGTTATGGCTACTGGAAGAAGTATGCTGATCATGAAGCAAGATTGGGGTCTATTGATAAAGTTGTTGAGGTTTATGAACGTGCAGTTCAAGGGGTAACATATTCTGTAGATATGTGGCTGCACTACTGTGTTTTCGCCATAAATACATATGAAGATCATGACACCATAAGGAG GCTATTTGAAAGGGGTCTAGCTTATGTTGGAACTGATTACCTCTCTTTTTCTTTGTGGGATAAATACATTGAATATGAGTATCAACTACAGAAATGGTCGAATCTTGCCATGATTTACACACGGATATTGGAAATTCCTAATCAGCAGTTGGATCGGTATTTCAACAG CTTTAGGGAATTAGCTGCTAGTCGCCCTTTATCAGAACTGAGAACAACTGAAGAAGTTGAAGCTGCAGCAAGGGCAAAAGGGGAATTCAAGAATCAAGAAAGTGAGGGTGAGATCCATCCGAATGATGGATTAACAGAAGCTAAAGAGTTGGAGAACTATATTTCCCTTAGAGAAGAGCTTTATAAAAAAACTAAAGATTTCGATTCTAAAATCATAGATTTTGAAACAGCCATCAGGAGACCTTATTATCATTTTAGGCCACTTAATGTTACAGAGCTTGAAAACTGGCATAACTACCTTGATTTCATTGAAGGATGTGATGACTTGAATAAAGTAATCAAACTATATGAAAGATGTCTAATTGCTTGTGCAAATTATCACGAGTACTGGATACGTTATGTTTTGTGCATGGAAGCTAGAAAAGATATGGATGTTGCCGAAAATGCCCTTGCTCGTGCTACCCATGTGTTTGTTAAA AAGCAACCAGAGATTCATCTTTTTGCTGCTAGATTTAGAGAACACAATGGAAACATTGAAGGAGCTCGGGCATCTTATCAACTTGTTCATAGTGAAATATCTCCTGGTCTTCTAGAAGCAATTATCAAGCATGCTAACATGGAATATCGCCTG GGAAATCTGGAAGACGCTTGTTCATTGTATGAGCAGACTATTGCAATTGAGAAAGGGAAAGAGCATTCACAGATTCTGCCCTTTTTGTTTGCACAATATTCTCGATTTCTATACTTG GTTTTGGGAAGGGTAGAAAAGGCAAAAGAGGTTCTAGATGAAGCTGTTGAGAATACTGGCCACCTCTCAAAACCACTTTTAGAG GCTTTAATCCATGTCGAATCAATTCAATCACTTCCAAAGCGAATTGATCATATAGATTCGCTCGttgaaaaattcatatctcccgaATCCGATAATCCAAATCCTGCAACTTACATCGAGAGAGAAGAGCTATCTAGCATTTTCTTGGAG TTTGTAGATCTTTTCGGGGATGCGGGGTCCATGAAGAAAGCAGAAGTTCGGCATTCGAAGCTCTTTTTACCTCATAAAAGCAGTTCACAATCCAAAAAGCGCCACCTGGAGGGCAATTTGGTCTCAGATAGAGCGAAAATTGCAAAAACAAGTGCGGTTTCATCAGTGAACCAGTGGTCTGCAGCAGGTTATGGTGtgcagcctcaatcttggccaccTACACAACCTCAAGGCCAACAATGGCCTGCTGCTGGATACACCCAACAGCAACag GCTGGTTATGGCACCACATATAATGCTTCTTATGGAAGTAGCTATGTGCAACAACCACAAGCTGCTTACACTTCATACCCGGTTCAG CAGGTGGCCCCACAAGAAGTTTACCCACAGCCAAGTGTAGCTGCTGCAGCCCCAGTCCCACCTGCAGCATATTACGGGACCTACTGA
- the LOC111893684 gene encoding pre-mRNA-processing factor 39-1 isoform X2 — MGDDDKVVSQTSTVDDYSSASYSASDYGDRTGNAAEATVSGDVAAFVATDNTYVDNTTSDITGKSEATDVGQQVPSTASQDVSENGVGSYSVHTSASTQQLVDGSALSPEEDRLWNMVKANSLDFNAWTALIEETEKTSEANVLKIRKVYDAFLAEFPLCYGYWKKYADHEARLGSIDKVVEVYERAVQGVTYSVDMWLHYCVFAINTYEDHDTIRRLFERGLAYVGTDYLSFSLWDKYIEYEYQLQKWSNLAMIYTRILEIPNQQLDRYFNSFRELAASRPLSELRTTEEVEAAARAKGEFKNQESEGEIHPNDGLTEAKELENYISLREELYKKTKDFDSKIIDFETAIRRPYYHFRPLNVTELENWHNYLDFIEGCDDLNKVIKLYERCLIACANYHEYWIRYVLCMEARKDMDVAENALARATHVFVKKQPEIHLFAARFREHNGNIEGARASYQLVHSEISPGLLEAIIKHANMEYRLGNLEDACSLYEQTIAIEKGKEHSQILPFLFAQYSRFLYLVLGRVEKAKEVLDEAVENTGHLSKPLLEALIHVESIQSLPKRIDHIDSLVEKFISPESDNPNPATYIEREELSSIFLEFVDLFGDAGSMKKAEVRHSKLFLPHKSSSQSKKRHLEGNLVSDRAKIAKTSAVSSVNQWSAAGYGVQPQSWPPTQPQGQQWPAAGYTQQQQAGYGTTYNASYGSSYVQQPQAAYTSYPVQVAPQEVYPQPSVAAAAPVPPAAYYGTY; from the exons TTGCTACTGACAACACATATGTAGATAACACCACCTCTGACATTACTGGAAAGTCAGAAGCTACAGATGTTGGTCAACAGGTTCCATCTACTGCCTCACAAGATGTTAGTGAGAATGGAGTTGGTTCATACAGTGTTCATACTTCTGCATCTACACAGCAATTGGTGGATGGTTCTG CATTATCTCCTGAAGAAGACCGATTGTGGAACATGGTAAAAGCTAATTCACTGGATTTTAATGCTTGGACTGCACTAATAGAGGAGACAGAGAAAACATCAGAG GCCAATGTGTTGAAGATCAGGAAAGTTTATGATGCATTTTTGGCTGAATTTCCTCTGTGTTATGGCTACTGGAAGAAGTATGCTGATCATGAAGCAAGATTGGGGTCTATTGATAAAGTTGTTGAGGTTTATGAACGTGCAGTTCAAGGGGTAACATATTCTGTAGATATGTGGCTGCACTACTGTGTTTTCGCCATAAATACATATGAAGATCATGACACCATAAGGAG GCTATTTGAAAGGGGTCTAGCTTATGTTGGAACTGATTACCTCTCTTTTTCTTTGTGGGATAAATACATTGAATATGAGTATCAACTACAGAAATGGTCGAATCTTGCCATGATTTACACACGGATATTGGAAATTCCTAATCAGCAGTTGGATCGGTATTTCAACAG CTTTAGGGAATTAGCTGCTAGTCGCCCTTTATCAGAACTGAGAACAACTGAAGAAGTTGAAGCTGCAGCAAGGGCAAAAGGGGAATTCAAGAATCAAGAAAGTGAGGGTGAGATCCATCCGAATGATGGATTAACAGAAGCTAAAGAGTTGGAGAACTATATTTCCCTTAGAGAAGAGCTTTATAAAAAAACTAAAGATTTCGATTCTAAAATCATAGATTTTGAAACAGCCATCAGGAGACCTTATTATCATTTTAGGCCACTTAATGTTACAGAGCTTGAAAACTGGCATAACTACCTTGATTTCATTGAAGGATGTGATGACTTGAATAAAGTAATCAAACTATATGAAAGATGTCTAATTGCTTGTGCAAATTATCACGAGTACTGGATACGTTATGTTTTGTGCATGGAAGCTAGAAAAGATATGGATGTTGCCGAAAATGCCCTTGCTCGTGCTACCCATGTGTTTGTTAAA AAGCAACCAGAGATTCATCTTTTTGCTGCTAGATTTAGAGAACACAATGGAAACATTGAAGGAGCTCGGGCATCTTATCAACTTGTTCATAGTGAAATATCTCCTGGTCTTCTAGAAGCAATTATCAAGCATGCTAACATGGAATATCGCCTG GGAAATCTGGAAGACGCTTGTTCATTGTATGAGCAGACTATTGCAATTGAGAAAGGGAAAGAGCATTCACAGATTCTGCCCTTTTTGTTTGCACAATATTCTCGATTTCTATACTTG GTTTTGGGAAGGGTAGAAAAGGCAAAAGAGGTTCTAGATGAAGCTGTTGAGAATACTGGCCACCTCTCAAAACCACTTTTAGAG GCTTTAATCCATGTCGAATCAATTCAATCACTTCCAAAGCGAATTGATCATATAGATTCGCTCGttgaaaaattcatatctcccgaATCCGATAATCCAAATCCTGCAACTTACATCGAGAGAGAAGAGCTATCTAGCATTTTCTTGGAG TTTGTAGATCTTTTCGGGGATGCGGGGTCCATGAAGAAAGCAGAAGTTCGGCATTCGAAGCTCTTTTTACCTCATAAAAGCAGTTCACAATCCAAAAAGCGCCACCTGGAGGGCAATTTGGTCTCAGATAGAGCGAAAATTGCAAAAACAAGTGCGGTTTCATCAGTGAACCAGTGGTCTGCAGCAGGTTATGGTGtgcagcctcaatcttggccaccTACACAACCTCAAGGCCAACAATGGCCTGCTGCTGGATACACCCAACAGCAACag GCTGGTTATGGCACCACATATAATGCTTCTTATGGAAGTAGCTATGTGCAACAACCACAAGCTGCTTACACTTCATACCCGGTTCAG GTGGCCCCACAAGAAGTTTACCCACAGCCAAGTGTAGCTGCTGCAGCCCCAGTCCCACCTGCAGCATATTACGGGACCTACTGA